From Acidithiobacillus sp., the proteins below share one genomic window:
- the hisS gene encoding histidine--tRNA ligase, with translation MASKTLQAVRGMNDIFPEESAGWQALERDLRTLLALYAYGEVRLPLVESTELFARAIGDVTDIVQKEMYTFADRNGDSLTLRPEGTAGCVRAAIQAQSMRGQTPRYYYMGPMFRHERPQKGRYRQFYQLGVEVFGLSAASTDAEVIALSARILRTAGVTASLQINSLGSPVARANYRALLLGYLRPRRAELCADCQERMERNPLRVLDCKVPTCQNVAHAAPHLADHLDEDSAAHFALLQSLLTALDIPYQLNHSLVRGLDYYNRTVFEWVTDVLGAQGTVLAGGRYDGLVAQLGGADTPAIGFAVGLERLLALQVLQGRGVEAPHPLLFIGALEDAAVARAWQIAEKLRDEGISVVTGGPANFKNILKQAERSRARFQAIIGAEQLTGAALILKEQGGEGHWQGNLDALHTGLRCLGVDFPQSAPHTVRNFATARTPS, from the coding sequence ATGGCGAGTAAAACGCTGCAGGCCGTGCGTGGTATGAATGATATTTTTCCGGAAGAGAGCGCGGGTTGGCAGGCACTGGAAAGGGACCTGCGGACGCTGCTGGCACTCTACGCCTACGGCGAAGTGCGTTTGCCACTCGTGGAATCGACGGAACTGTTTGCTCGCGCCATCGGCGATGTGACCGATATCGTCCAGAAAGAGATGTATACCTTTGCCGACCGCAATGGGGATAGTCTCACCCTGCGACCGGAGGGGACGGCGGGGTGCGTGCGTGCCGCAATTCAGGCCCAGAGCATGCGCGGCCAGACCCCGCGTTATTATTATATGGGGCCGATGTTTCGTCATGAGCGGCCGCAAAAGGGCCGCTATCGGCAGTTTTACCAACTGGGTGTGGAGGTTTTCGGGCTGTCGGCGGCGAGTACCGATGCGGAGGTTATCGCCCTGTCGGCGCGAATTTTGCGGACGGCTGGTGTTACTGCTTCGTTGCAGATCAATTCTCTGGGGAGTCCAGTAGCACGTGCCAATTACAGAGCCTTGCTCCTGGGCTATCTGCGCCCGAGACGTGCGGAACTTTGTGCCGACTGTCAGGAGCGTATGGAACGCAACCCGCTTCGCGTGCTGGACTGCAAAGTACCCACTTGTCAGAACGTCGCACACGCGGCCCCGCATCTGGCGGACCATTTGGACGAAGACTCTGCAGCCCATTTCGCCCTGTTGCAGTCGCTGCTGACAGCGCTCGATATCCCTTACCAACTCAATCATAGCCTAGTACGCGGCCTGGATTACTATAACCGCACGGTCTTCGAATGGGTGACCGATGTGCTTGGTGCGCAAGGCACGGTACTGGCCGGTGGTCGTTATGATGGCTTGGTCGCCCAGTTGGGTGGTGCCGACACACCGGCGATCGGATTTGCCGTAGGGCTCGAAAGATTACTCGCTTTACAGGTGCTGCAGGGGAGGGGGGTAGAGGCACCCCATCCTTTGCTATTTATTGGCGCCCTGGAGGATGCTGCGGTTGCCCGCGCGTGGCAAATTGCCGAGAAATTGCGCGACGAAGGCATCTCCGTCGTCACTGGCGGCCCCGCCAACTTCAAGAACATTCTGAAGCAGGCAGAACGTTCCCGCGCCAGATTCCAGGCCATTATCGGCGCGGAACAACTTACTGGTGCGGCGCTGATCCTTAAGGAACAGGGCGGGGAGGGCCACTGGCAGGGTAATCTTGACGCATTGCACACGGGTCTGCGCTGCCTTGGCGTTGATTTCCCGCAGTCTGCCCCCCATACTGTACGCAATTTTGCCACAGCCAGAACCCCATCGTGA
- a CDS encoding tetratricopeptide repeat protein, with product MTGPQLSEVLYRHRISLIAGTIIVLLAAMGFFGYEKYQRHQMQHAAVLYNELVDTLVAGQTSTARASADTLVHQYGRTPYATFAHFFLARMDSEGGHIPAAETELNIVIQSESAPRGLKSMARLSLARLYVEQKQAQKALGLLKVPDAAFATLQDEIQGDAYVALHQDGQAMRAYQSAIAALPAVDPYRNYLQMKMANIGVAP from the coding sequence GTGACCGGTCCACAACTCTCCGAAGTCCTTTATCGCCATCGAATCTCCCTCATCGCGGGCACCATTATTGTACTGCTTGCGGCAATGGGTTTTTTCGGCTACGAAAAATACCAACGCCATCAAATGCAACATGCTGCCGTACTTTATAATGAACTGGTGGATACCCTCGTCGCCGGGCAGACCAGTACGGCACGCGCCAGTGCGGATACCCTGGTACATCAATATGGGCGCACGCCCTACGCCACTTTCGCCCACTTTTTTTTGGCGCGTATGGACAGTGAAGGCGGCCATATCCCCGCGGCGGAAACGGAGCTGAATATCGTCATCCAAAGCGAAAGTGCCCCGAGGGGCCTGAAGAGTATGGCGAGGCTCAGTCTGGCCCGGCTCTATGTGGAACAGAAACAGGCACAAAAGGCACTGGGTTTACTGAAGGTGCCGGATGCGGCTTTCGCCACCCTGCAGGATGAAATCCAGGGGGACGCCTATGTGGCACTCCATCAGGACGGTCAAGCTATGCGGGCTTATCAGTCGGCTATAGCCGCGCTTCCAGCCGTTGATCCTTACCGCAACTACCTGCAGATGAAGATGGCTAATATCGGAGTGGCGCCATGA
- the bamB gene encoding outer membrane protein assembly factor BamB gives MTLRISLFSSWRLMVLGFLAILLNGCGIMSWFHSTPAPKAPPPLAKGQDKVSFSTEWQSRLYGIWQVNPYQGTVIAHGRGQIVVADASGHLVSMTEGGHQMWMRSLDGKTVRGPTLADGVVYAGTDAGRVYAFAAKDGHKLWAVQLSSEVLTPVVAVDGHLLVQTVDGHLWALDPKDGKVQWTFSVNVPSLILRAVATPTVHAGVVYAGFADGTVVALSLSSGAELWRAQVALAHGSNELARMVDVAASPVISKDQVIAAAYQGNLAAYALQGGTQNWSVPMSVYQTPVLDDGHLFVADADGRISSVDPSSGNVLWRNDHLSGHYMTGFGRCGSDLLATDNAGYLYVIDPLTGHRIGQTRLSDSGIQSTPACLGNGQILALSDAGTLYRILLAKR, from the coding sequence ATGACCTTGCGAATTTCCCTCTTCTCCTCCTGGCGTCTGATGGTGTTGGGTTTCCTGGCGATCCTGTTAAACGGCTGTGGCATCATGTCCTGGTTCCATTCCACCCCAGCCCCCAAGGCACCCCCACCCCTTGCCAAGGGGCAGGATAAAGTATCGTTTTCTACGGAATGGCAGTCCCGCCTCTATGGCATTTGGCAAGTCAATCCGTATCAGGGAACAGTGATTGCACATGGCAGAGGGCAAATTGTAGTTGCTGATGCCTCCGGTCACCTGGTCAGTATGACGGAAGGTGGCCACCAGATGTGGATGCGTAGTCTGGATGGCAAAACAGTGCGTGGTCCAACGCTGGCAGATGGTGTGGTTTACGCGGGGACCGATGCGGGCAGAGTCTATGCGTTTGCCGCCAAAGATGGACACAAGCTCTGGGCTGTACAGCTGAGTTCTGAAGTGCTCACACCGGTGGTCGCTGTGGATGGACATCTTTTGGTGCAGACGGTAGATGGTCATCTGTGGGCACTTGACCCTAAAGATGGCAAGGTGCAATGGACGTTCTCCGTGAATGTACCGTCCCTCATCCTGCGCGCAGTGGCTACGCCTACGGTGCATGCCGGGGTGGTGTATGCCGGTTTTGCCGATGGAACGGTGGTGGCGCTCAGTTTGTCGTCTGGTGCAGAGCTCTGGCGGGCGCAGGTCGCCTTGGCACATGGCAGCAATGAATTGGCGCGTATGGTAGATGTGGCTGCAAGCCCGGTGATCTCGAAGGATCAGGTCATTGCTGCCGCCTATCAGGGGAATCTGGCTGCTTATGCGTTGCAGGGGGGTACCCAGAACTGGAGCGTGCCGATGTCCGTCTACCAGACCCCTGTGCTGGACGATGGTCATCTTTTTGTCGCCGATGCGGACGGCCGGATATCCTCTGTAGACCCCAGCTCCGGCAATGTGCTTTGGCGCAATGACCACTTGAGTGGGCACTACATGACCGGTTTTGGTCGGTGTGGCAGTGACTTGCTGGCGACGGATAATGCGGGATATCTCTACGTCATTGATCCGCTGACGGGGCACCGGATCGGCCAGACGCGGCTGTCCGACAGCGGTATTCAGAGCACGCCCGCCTGTCTGGGAAATGGCCAGATTCTTGCCCTCAGCGATGCGGGCACCTTGTATCGAATTCTGCTGGCAAAGCGCTAA